A window of the Blattabacterium cuenoti genome harbors these coding sequences:
- the hisD gene encoding histidinol dehydrogenase, whose protein sequence is MIQVYIHPTSEICKSISNRSEQNIYHLKKLVLPIIDNVRTYGDISLKAYTRKYDHADIKHIQVTEEDLNRAYMKISNRLKKSIEIAYQNIKCFHQKQMHEEPTIEISKGVYCWRKIIPIEKIGFYIPGGSAPLLSTVLMLGIPGKLSGCKNIILCSPPNKNGEIHPAILYTAKYVGITRIYKVGGAQAIAAMAYGTESIPSVYKIFGPGNSYVTIAKQIVSQKGIVSIDMPAGPSEVAIMADETANPEYVAADLLSQSEHDPESYIILITPNNKSWIEEVKIELKKQFLDISNKQDIVEKSLKKSKIIVLTSLDECLTLINQVAPEHLIINCKNASYWSEKVINAGSVFLGNYSPVSAGDYASGTNHVLPTYGYAKSYSGVSIDSFVKKVTFQKISKKGLKNLSECISVLSSEEGLLAHKKSINIRLKNEF, encoded by the coding sequence ATGATTCAAGTATATATTCATCCTACATCCGAAATATGTAAATCTATTTCGAATCGAAGCGAACAAAACATTTATCATTTAAAAAAATTAGTACTTCCTATTATTGATAATGTTAGAACTTATGGAGATATATCTTTAAAAGCTTATACAAGAAAATATGATCACGCAGACATAAAACATATTCAAGTAACAGAAGAAGATCTTAATCGTGCTTATATGAAAATTTCAAATAGATTAAAAAAATCTATTGAGATTGCATATCAGAATATAAAATGCTTTCATCAAAAACAAATGCATGAGGAACCTACAATAGAAATTTCAAAAGGAGTTTATTGTTGGAGAAAAATTATTCCAATCGAAAAAATTGGTTTTTATATTCCAGGAGGGTCAGCCCCTTTATTGTCCACTGTATTAATGTTAGGAATTCCTGGAAAATTATCAGGATGTAAAAACATTATATTATGTAGTCCCCCAAATAAAAATGGAGAAATTCATCCGGCAATTTTATATACAGCTAAATATGTAGGTATTACACGTATATATAAAGTAGGAGGAGCCCAAGCTATTGCAGCTATGGCTTATGGAACAGAAAGCATTCCTTCTGTATATAAAATATTTGGTCCGGGAAATTCTTATGTTACGATAGCTAAACAAATTGTATCTCAAAAAGGAATTGTATCTATAGATATGCCTGCTGGGCCTTCAGAAGTAGCTATTATGGCTGATGAAACAGCAAATCCAGAATATGTGGCAGCAGATTTATTATCTCAATCTGAACATGATCCAGAAAGTTATATTATTTTGATAACCCCAAATAATAAGTCTTGGATAGAAGAAGTTAAAATAGAATTAAAAAAACAATTTTTAGATATTTCTAATAAACAAGATATTGTGGAAAAATCTCTGAAAAAAAGCAAAATAATTGTTCTGACATCTTTAGATGAATGCTTGACTCTAATCAATCAAGTTGCACCAGAACATTTGATTATAAATTGTAAAAATGCTTCTTATTGGTCTGAAAAAGTAATTAACGCTGGATCTGTTTTTTTAGGAAATTACTCTCCAGTTAGTGCAGGAGATTATGCTTCTGGAACGAATCATGTACTTCCTACCTATGGTTATGCTAAATCTTATAGTGGAGTATCTATAGATAGTTTTGTAAAAAAAGTAACTTTCCAAAAAATATCTAAGAAAGGATTGAAAAATTTATCAGAATGTATCAGTGTTTTGTCTTCTGAAGAAGGTTTGCTTGCACATAAAAAATCTATTAATATTCGGTTAAAAAATGAGTTTTAA
- the hisG gene encoding ATP phosphoribosyltransferase — protein sequence MDKLKIAIQKSGRLYDDSIKLLKDCSIEVNIGIDKLKTTALNFPLEILFLRDDDIPQYLEDGVADIGIVGKNVLLEKRKRIRIKESLGFGKCRLSIAVPKSLGYNNINDLDGKRIATSYPFLVRGFFEKRYINAEIHEISGAVEIAPGIGLADCICDLVSSGSTLFMNGLKEVETVLQSEAVLASHLHLGSPQNIIMEKLLFRIRAVKKAKNNKYILLNVPNEKLEKIISYLPGIKSPVVLPLANSECSSVHSVVNENDFWGIIENLKALGAQDILVLPIEKIIL from the coding sequence ATGGATAAACTTAAAATAGCAATTCAAAAATCGGGACGTCTTTATGACGATTCTATAAAATTACTGAAAGATTGCAGCATTGAAGTTAATATTGGGATAGATAAGTTAAAAACAACGGCACTTAATTTTCCACTGGAAATACTTTTTCTTAGAGACGATGATATTCCTCAATATTTAGAAGATGGAGTAGCTGATATAGGAATAGTGGGAAAAAATGTTCTTTTGGAAAAGAGAAAAAGGATAAGAATCAAAGAATCTTTGGGATTTGGAAAATGCAGACTTTCTATAGCTGTTCCTAAGTCTTTAGGTTATAATAATATTAATGATTTGGATGGAAAACGTATTGCGACAAGTTATCCTTTTTTGGTTAGAGGATTTTTCGAAAAAAGATATATAAATGCAGAAATTCATGAAATATCTGGAGCCGTAGAAATTGCTCCTGGTATAGGATTAGCCGATTGTATATGTGATTTAGTGAGCAGTGGATCGACACTTTTTATGAACGGATTAAAAGAAGTAGAAACGGTTCTTCAATCTGAAGCGGTATTAGCTTCACACCTACATTTAGGATCTCCGCAAAACATTATAATGGAAAAATTGTTATTTCGAATTAGAGCTGTAAAAAAAGCTAAAAATAACAAATATATTCTATTAAACGTTCCCAATGAAAAATTAGAAAAAATAATATCTTATCTTCCAGGGATTAAAAGTCCAGTTGTTCTTCCTTTAGCTAATTCAGAATGTAGTTCTGTACATTCCGTTGTCAATGAAAATGATTTTTGGGGAATAATAGAAAACTTAAAAGCACTTGGAGCACAAGATATATTAGTACTTCCTATAGAAAAAATTATACTATAA
- a CDS encoding exodeoxyribonuclease III: MKIISYNINGIRSGINKGLSDWIETNQPDILCLQEIKAFPEQINTSIFDNLGYNHYWFPSKRKGYSGVGILCKKKPIHVEYGIGLNPIDEEGRVLRIDLKNMSIISLYIPSGNDMMKRLNFKFFFMKNFFLHVKKIQNKLNNLIICGDYNICHHEIDIYDPIRNKKNSGFLPEERKWITHFLNLGFIDSFRNFVQEAHHYSWWSYRYNARKNNKGWRIDYIMVSDSLKQEIKNAYLMPEVKYSDHCPVVLEIFQNKSMT; the protein is encoded by the coding sequence ATGAAAATTATCAGTTATAATATAAATGGAATTCGATCTGGAATTAATAAAGGGTTATCTGATTGGATTGAAACAAATCAACCTGATATTTTATGTTTACAGGAAATAAAAGCTTTTCCAGAACAAATAAATACAAGCATTTTCGATAACTTAGGTTATAATCATTACTGGTTCCCTTCAAAAAGAAAAGGATATAGTGGGGTAGGTATTTTATGTAAAAAAAAACCTATTCATGTAGAATACGGAATAGGATTAAATCCTATTGATGAAGAAGGAAGAGTATTACGTATAGATCTAAAAAATATGTCAATAATTAGTCTTTATATTCCTTCAGGAAATGATATGATGAAAAGATTGAATTTTAAATTTTTTTTTATGAAAAATTTTTTCTTACATGTAAAAAAAATACAAAATAAATTAAATAACCTCATTATTTGTGGAGATTATAATATTTGTCACCATGAAATAGATATTTATGATCCTATTCGAAATAAAAAAAATTCAGGTTTCTTACCGGAAGAAAGAAAGTGGATAACTCATTTTTTAAATTTAGGATTTATAGACAGTTTTAGAAATTTTGTTCAAGAAGCCCATCATTACAGTTGGTGGAGTTATCGTTATAACGCTAGAAAAAATAATAAAGGATGGAGAATCGATTATATCATGGTTAGTGATTCCTTAAAACAAGAAATAAAAAACGCTTACCTAATGCCTGAGGTAAAGTATTCCGATCATTGTCCTGTTGTGCTTGAAATTTTTCAAAATAAATCAATGACCTGA
- a CDS encoding shikimate kinase: MKISLIGYMGCGKTTVGERLSKKLNLNFYDLDALLVESKKDSIWNLFKTEGEPSFRKREHSMLKKILKEKNKYVFSVGGGTPCFYNNIYLLNKYSNTFYLKTDSYTLFKRLFLERNTRPLISHLSKNELFRFIIKHLSERTYFYEKSLERINVCGKSKDDIVQEIVKYIY, from the coding sequence ATGAAAATTTCTTTGATTGGATACATGGGATGCGGAAAAACTACTGTTGGAGAAAGACTCTCTAAAAAGTTAAATTTGAATTTTTATGATTTAGATGCTCTTCTTGTTGAAAGTAAAAAAGATTCTATTTGGAATCTTTTTAAAACAGAAGGGGAACCTTCTTTTAGAAAAAGAGAACATTCTATGTTAAAAAAAATTTTGAAAGAAAAAAACAAATACGTTTTTTCAGTTGGAGGAGGGACTCCTTGTTTTTATAATAATATTTATTTATTAAACAAATATTCAAATACATTTTATTTAAAAACGGATAGTTATACTTTATTTAAAAGATTATTTTTAGAAAGGAATACAAGACCTTTAATTTCCCATTTATCTAAAAATGAATTATTTAGGTTTATTATAAAGCATTTATCTGAAAGAACATATTTTTACGAGAAATCCTTAGAAAGGATAAATGTATGTGGGAAATCCAAAGACGATATAGTTCAAGAAATCGTTAAATATATATATTAG
- the tilS gene encoding tRNA lysidine(34) synthetase TilS yields MEKISSNHLKKYFSFNSKKKVCVAVSGGVDSMVLINLLVDIPEIESEVAHCNFSLRNQESNEDEIFIRNFCSEKNIKFHVKKFDTLSFSKKHKLSIQMSARKLRYDWFTELLKKNLYEYIVLGHHFDDSIETFFINIFRGTGLKGLLGIPKKNEKFVRPLSNFTKKEILAYAKIKNIKWRYDRSNRNLKYLRNKIRSVLSTFYSFSFSFRKGLKKTINHLHDENFLIERKIEEVRKEITIEKKDYPFFWKIECKKIKKLQPLSFYLFKLFSPYGFNDIQSMKYLIDAQSGKQLISKIYRIIKSRNNWIIVSHKLLSENKNKTYMIPNLKILKKKKMFLPVDINFSYNPEREISKDMLLMDFEKIQFPLLLRTWRKGDFFYPFKMKGKKKLSKYYKEKKFSLLEKEHTWLLINGNGYIILIIGNRLDDRFKVTENTKKILGIQI; encoded by the coding sequence ATGGAAAAAATATCATCTAATCATTTAAAAAAATATTTTTCGTTTAATTCGAAAAAAAAAGTATGTGTGGCTGTAAGTGGAGGAGTAGATAGTATGGTACTTATCAATTTGTTAGTTGATATTCCTGAAATTGAATCAGAAGTCGCACATTGTAATTTTTCTTTAAGAAATCAAGAATCTAATGAAGATGAAATTTTTATAAGAAATTTCTGTTCTGAAAAAAATATAAAATTTCATGTAAAAAAATTTGATACTTTAAGTTTTTCTAAAAAACATAAGTTATCTATACAAATGTCCGCTAGAAAACTTAGGTATGATTGGTTCACAGAATTATTAAAAAAAAATTTATACGAATATATAGTATTAGGACACCATTTTGATGATTCTATAGAAACTTTTTTTATAAATATTTTTAGAGGGACTGGTCTTAAGGGATTGTTAGGAATTCCTAAAAAAAACGAAAAATTTGTTCGTCCTCTTTCTAATTTCACTAAAAAAGAAATTTTGGCTTATGCAAAAATAAAAAATATAAAATGGAGATATGATCGTAGCAATCGAAATCTTAAATATTTAAGAAATAAAATTCGTTCAGTTTTATCTACATTTTATTCTTTTTCGTTTTCCTTTCGAAAAGGGTTAAAAAAAACTATAAATCATCTTCATGATGAAAATTTTTTAATAGAAAGAAAAATAGAAGAAGTACGTAAAGAAATTACAATAGAAAAAAAAGATTATCCATTCTTTTGGAAAATAGAATGTAAAAAAATAAAAAAATTACAACCTTTGTCTTTTTATTTGTTTAAATTATTTTCTCCATATGGATTTAATGATATCCAAAGTATGAAATATCTTATTGATGCACAATCTGGGAAACAACTTATATCCAAAATTTATCGTATTATTAAAAGTAGAAATAATTGGATTATAGTTTCTCATAAATTATTATCAGAAAATAAAAATAAGACTTATATGATTCCGAATCTAAAAATTCTTAAAAAAAAGAAAATGTTTTTACCTGTTGATATAAACTTTTCTTACAATCCAGAAAGAGAAATTAGTAAAGACATGTTACTTATGGATTTTGAAAAAATTCAATTTCCATTGTTATTAAGAACATGGAGGAAAGGAGATTTTTTTTATCCTTTTAAAATGAAAGGGAAAAAAAAATTAAGCAAATATTATAAGGAAAAAAAATTTTCTCTTTTGGAAAAAGAACACACATGGTTATTAATTAATGGGAATGGATATATCATTTTAATTATAGGAAATCGTTTAGATGATAGATTCAAAGTTACGGAAAATACAAAAAAAATATTAGGGATACAAATATAA
- the serC gene encoding 3-phosphoserine/phosphohydroxythreonine transaminase, which translates to MKVHNFNAGPSVLPKEVVRKTAQSVINFNSTGLSLLEISHRSIDFLEIIEKATLLVRRVMNLNDDYAILFLQGGATLQFSMVPFNLMNRKAAYLDTGFWAHNAIKEAKKFGEVKVLFSGKNKNYTYISKNYHIPCDMDYFHCTSNNTIVGTQMKIFPKTSSIPIVCDMSSDIFSRKLDFCQFSLIYASAQKNVSSAGMTIVILKKNILGKLKKDIPSYMDYKIHIQNNSILNTPNVFSIYTSMLTLKWIENQGGLSILEKKNQYKAKLLYDEIDQNNLFENKIHKKNRSNMNVTFFLKEKNLEKEFNKMWKKENIVGLDGHRHLGGYRASIYNALPLESVLFLIEIMKEFERKFS; encoded by the coding sequence ATGAAAGTACACAATTTCAATGCAGGCCCTTCTGTTCTACCGAAAGAAGTTGTTAGAAAAACAGCTCAATCTGTAATTAATTTTAATAGTACCGGATTATCGTTACTTGAGATTTCTCATAGAAGTATAGATTTTTTAGAAATAATCGAAAAAGCTACTCTTTTAGTAAGACGTGTTATGAATTTAAATGATGATTATGCTATTTTGTTTCTTCAAGGAGGGGCCACATTACAATTTTCAATGGTTCCATTCAATTTAATGAACCGAAAAGCAGCTTACTTAGATACAGGATTTTGGGCCCATAACGCTATTAAGGAAGCTAAAAAATTTGGAGAAGTAAAAGTTTTATTTTCTGGTAAAAATAAAAACTATACATATATATCAAAAAATTATCATATACCATGTGATATGGATTATTTTCATTGTACATCTAACAATACAATTGTTGGAACACAAATGAAAATATTTCCTAAAACATCATCTATTCCAATAGTTTGTGATATGTCTTCTGATATTTTTAGCAGAAAATTAGATTTTTGTCAATTCAGTTTAATATATGCTTCAGCACAAAAAAATGTAAGTTCAGCAGGAATGACTATTGTAATTTTGAAAAAAAATATTTTAGGAAAATTAAAAAAAGATATTCCTTCTTATATGGATTATAAAATTCATATACAAAATAATAGCATATTAAATACTCCAAATGTTTTCTCTATTTATACTTCTATGTTGACTTTGAAATGGATAGAAAATCAAGGGGGACTTTCCATTTTAGAAAAAAAAAACCAGTATAAAGCTAAATTATTATATGATGAAATAGATCAAAATAATTTATTTGAAAATAAGATACATAAAAAAAATCGCTCTAATATGAATGTTACTTTTTTCTTAAAAGAAAAGAATTTAGAAAAAGAATTTAATAAAATGTGGAAAAAAGAAAATATTGTAGGACTAGATGGGCATAGACATTTAGGTGGATATCGTGCCAGTATATATAATGCCCTCCCATTAGAAAGTGTTCTATTTCTCATTGAGATTATGAAAGAATTTGAAAGAAAATTTTCATAA
- a CDS encoding YggS family pyridoxal phosphate-dependent enzyme produces the protein MNRNIEDRFFFIKKMIPKNVKILAVSKNQDTSYIEKLYKIGHRDFGENYIQEMVKKYKKLPKDIRWHMIGRIQSNKLKYIIPFIHLIHSVQNLKQISIINKMAFKYNKIIHCLLQIKICNEKNKSGITHQEASKILENKTYKKMKNVKIIGIMGLASFQELEKIHNEFSYLRELYNEYQNKYRHYILSMGMSRDYNIAIKYGTTIVRLGTLIFGDRKKII, from the coding sequence ATGAATCGCAACATAGAAGATAGATTTTTTTTTATAAAAAAAATGATACCAAAAAATGTAAAAATTTTGGCAGTTTCTAAAAATCAAGATACTTCTTACATAGAAAAATTATATAAAATAGGACATAGAGATTTTGGAGAAAATTATATTCAAGAAATGGTGAAAAAATATAAAAAATTACCCAAAGATATTCGATGGCATATGATTGGTAGAATACAAAGTAATAAATTAAAATATATAATCCCTTTTATTCATTTAATTCACAGTGTTCAAAATTTAAAACAAATTAGTATAATAAATAAAATGGCATTTAAATATAATAAGATTATACACTGTCTTTTGCAAATAAAAATTTGTAATGAAAAAAATAAATCAGGGATCACACATCAGGAAGCTTCCAAAATATTGGAGAACAAAACTTATAAAAAAATGAAAAATGTTAAAATAATAGGAATAATGGGTCTCGCCTCTTTTCAAGAATTAGAAAAAATTCATAACGAATTTTCATATTTACGTGAGTTATATAATGAATATCAAAATAAATACAGACATTATATCCTTTCTATGGGAATGAGCAGAGATTATAATATAGCTATAAAATATGGAACTACAATAGTTCGATTAGGGACTCTAATTTTTGGTGATCGAAAAAAAATTATCTAA
- the trpA gene encoding tryptophan synthase subunit alpha, translating into MNQIHNLFRNKNKDILCIYFTAGFPYLNSTGKIIQILQDLSVDLIEIGIPYSDPLSDGIIIQKSNQSSLKNGMNISLLFDQIEKLKEKIKIPIILMGYYNQFYQFGKNKFLKRCKESGVSGLILPDLPVDIFLHKYQHIFKKYLLSMIFLITPKTDSSRISWLSKISDGFLYIVSSNSTTGSVNAFGKEQISFFKHIKKLSISIPKLIGFGIKDKKTFDLSCKYANGGIIGSSFIQSLDNDKLEESIKKYIKSIR; encoded by the coding sequence ATGAATCAAATTCATAATTTATTTAGAAATAAAAATAAAGATATATTATGTATTTATTTTACGGCAGGATTTCCTTATTTAAATAGCACAGGTAAAATAATACAAATTTTGCAAGATCTTTCTGTAGATTTAATTGAGATAGGGATCCCCTATTCTGATCCTTTATCTGATGGAATAATTATTCAAAAAAGTAATCAAAGTTCATTGAAAAATGGAATGAATATCTCTTTATTATTTGATCAAATAGAAAAATTAAAAGAAAAAATAAAAATTCCTATTATTCTTATGGGGTATTACAATCAATTTTATCAATTTGGAAAAAATAAATTTTTAAAAAGATGTAAAGAATCTGGTGTTTCCGGATTAATTTTACCGGATCTTCCGGTAGATATTTTTTTGCATAAATATCAACATATATTTAAAAAATATTTGTTATCTATGATATTTTTAATTACTCCAAAAACCGATTCATCCAGAATATCTTGGTTAAGTAAAATAAGTGATGGATTTTTATATATAGTTTCTTCTAATTCTACTACAGGTAGTGTTAATGCTTTTGGAAAAGAACAAATATCGTTTTTTAAACATATTAAAAAATTATCTATCAGCATTCCAAAATTGATTGGGTTTGGAATAAAAGATAAAAAAACCTTTGATTTATCATGTAAATATGCTAATGGAGGAATTATTGGAAGTTCTTTTATTCAATCATTAGATAATGATAAATTGGAAGAAAGTATTAAAAAATATATAAAATCTATTAGATAA
- the trpB gene encoding tryptophan synthase subunit beta — protein MKYFVDKNGYYGEFGGAFIPEMLHYNITELQYKYKKLITSYEYQKIYKKLLKNYVGRPTPLFFCEKYSNQYHAKIYLKREDLNHTGSHKINNAIGQALLAKKLGKKKIVAETGAGQHGVATATICALMDLKCVIFMGETDIQRQYSNVIRMKSLGAEVIPVFSGNKTLKDAVNEAIRYWINHPESYYLIGSTVGPHPYPQMVADIQSIISEEVKIQLQEMEGSYFPNYVVASIGGGSNAAGSFYHFLDNDSVNLVAVEASGLGITTKKTAASIHCGSKGILHGSMTFILQDQDGQVLPAHSISPGLDYPGIGPMFANLFVKKRVNFLHSTDEEALQAGYELTRSEGIIPALESAHALAALKKIPFKKEDIIIVTLSGRGDKDIDVYNKFFVKFSNDESNS, from the coding sequence ATGAAATACTTTGTTGATAAAAATGGATATTATGGAGAGTTTGGAGGAGCTTTTATTCCTGAAATGTTACATTATAATATAACGGAACTACAATATAAATATAAAAAACTTATTACAAGTTATGAATATCAAAAAATATATAAAAAATTGCTAAAAAATTATGTAGGAAGACCTACTCCTTTATTTTTTTGCGAAAAATATTCAAATCAATATCATGCTAAAATTTATCTTAAAAGAGAAGATCTTAATCATACAGGATCGCATAAAATTAATAATGCTATAGGTCAAGCTTTACTCGCAAAAAAATTAGGAAAAAAGAAAATTGTTGCAGAAACAGGAGCTGGACAACATGGAGTAGCAACAGCTACCATTTGTGCATTAATGGATTTAAAATGTGTAATTTTTATGGGAGAAACTGATATACAACGTCAGTATAGTAATGTAATCAGAATGAAGTCTCTTGGTGCTGAAGTAATTCCGGTTTTTAGTGGAAATAAAACTCTTAAAGATGCTGTTAATGAAGCTATTCGTTATTGGATAAATCATCCGGAAAGTTATTATTTAATTGGATCTACAGTGGGACCTCATCCTTATCCTCAAATGGTTGCAGATATTCAGTCTATTATAAGTGAAGAAGTTAAAATACAATTACAAGAAATGGAAGGATCTTATTTTCCTAATTATGTAGTGGCTAGTATAGGAGGAGGAAGCAATGCAGCGGGATCTTTTTATCATTTTCTGGATAATGATTCTGTTAATCTTGTCGCCGTAGAAGCTTCTGGATTAGGTATAACGACAAAAAAAACAGCAGCGTCTATTCATTGTGGATCTAAAGGGATATTACATGGAAGTATGACATTTATTTTACAGGATCAAGACGGTCAAGTTCTTCCCGCTCATTCTATATCTCCAGGGTTAGATTATCCAGGAATTGGACCTATGTTTGCTAATCTTTTCGTAAAAAAACGTGTAAATTTTTTACATTCTACAGATGAAGAAGCTTTACAGGCTGGATATGAATTAACAAGATCAGAAGGTATTATACCTGCTTTAGAAAGCGCTCATGCATTAGCTGCATTAAAAAAAATACCTTTTAAAAAAGAGGATATAATAATTGTAACTTTATCTGGAAGAGGAGATAAAGATATTGATGTTTACAATAAATTTTTTGTTAAATTCTCAAATGATGAATCAAATTCATAA
- the trpF gene encoding phosphoribosylanthranilate isomerase: MKLQSLKSLKVKICGIKFNVDKIANLLPDFIGFIFYPNSPRFVGFNFVIPKIKKKIFKIGVFVNESEKNILKIKTKNKLDFIQLHGTESPFYCEKLFKKGLKLIKAFRVDDSFFFEKIVDYVPFCTYFLFDSNTIYYGGSGQKFCWKKLDEYTFQIPFFLSGGIEIQDFDRIKNFLHPQMFGIDINSKFEIYPGKKDEIKLNAFIKKIREL, from the coding sequence ATGAAACTCCAATCATTAAAATCATTAAAAGTAAAAATATGCGGAATAAAATTTAATGTAGATAAAATTGCTAATTTATTACCTGATTTTATTGGTTTTATATTTTATCCTAATTCTCCTAGATTTGTAGGGTTTAATTTTGTTATTCCAAAAATCAAAAAAAAAATATTTAAAATAGGTGTTTTTGTAAACGAATCAGAAAAAAATATATTGAAAATAAAAACAAAAAATAAACTAGATTTTATTCAATTACATGGCACAGAAAGTCCTTTTTATTGTGAAAAATTATTTAAAAAAGGATTAAAATTAATTAAAGCTTTTAGAGTTGATGATTCCTTTTTTTTTGAAAAAATTGTAGATTATGTTCCTTTTTGTACTTATTTTTTATTTGATAGTAACACAATTTATTATGGAGGTAGTGGTCAAAAATTCTGTTGGAAAAAACTTGATGAATACACTTTTCAAATTCCATTTTTTTTAAGTGGAGGGATCGAAATACAAGATTTTGATAGAATAAAAAATTTTTTGCATCCGCAAATGTTTGGAATCGATATTAATAGCAAATTTGAAATTTATCCAGGAAAAAAAGATGAGATAAAATTAAATGCTTTTATAAAAAAAATAAGAGAATTATGA
- the trpC gene encoding indole-3-glycerol phosphate synthase TrpC — translation MNILEQIISVKQKEIYKNKIVHPIKKLENSPFFERKTFSLVKNIRQSHTGIIAEFKCKSPSKGIINNAISIEKVVKDYEYAGVSGISILTDQHFFSGKNENLKKSRSIVSVPILRKDFIIDEYQVIESKSMGADVILLIAGILSKNQISNFSKIAKNIDLEVIIEIHNEFEIEKITDNLDIVGINNRNLQTFIVDYNNCLRLSSKIPNNYVKIAESGINNVNHILKLRKQGFKGFLIGEYFMKKKDPGKVCKYFIKSLSKRLNN, via the coding sequence ATGAATATTCTTGAGCAGATTATATCTGTTAAACAAAAAGAGATATACAAAAATAAAATTGTACATCCTATAAAAAAATTGGAAAATAGTCCTTTCTTTGAAAGAAAAACTTTTTCTCTTGTAAAGAATATAAGACAAAGTCATACTGGTATTATTGCAGAATTTAAATGTAAATCTCCATCTAAAGGGATTATTAATAATGCAATATCAATAGAAAAAGTAGTCAAAGATTATGAATATGCAGGAGTTAGTGGAATATCTATTCTGACAGATCAACATTTTTTTTCTGGTAAAAATGAAAATTTAAAGAAATCACGTTCTATAGTCTCTGTCCCTATATTAAGAAAAGATTTTATTATTGATGAATATCAGGTTATAGAATCTAAATCTATGGGAGCTGATGTAATTTTATTGATTGCTGGAATACTTTCTAAAAATCAAATATCCAATTTTTCTAAAATCGCAAAAAATATTGATTTAGAGGTTATTATTGAAATACATAATGAATTTGAAATAGAAAAAATAACAGACAATTTAGATATTGTAGGAATTAATAATCGAAATTTACAAACTTTTATTGTGGATTACAATAATTGTTTGAGATTATCTTCAAAAATACCTAATAATTATGTAAAAATTGCTGAAAGTGGAATTAATAATGTAAATCATATCTTAAAATTAAGAAAACAAGGATTTAAAGGTTTTCTAATTGGAGAATATTTTATGAAAAAAAAAGATCCTGGAAAAGTTTGTAAGTATTTTATAAAATCTTTATCGAAAAGACTAAATAATTGA